From the genome of Miscanthus floridulus cultivar M001 chromosome 10, ASM1932011v1, whole genome shotgun sequence, one region includes:
- the LOC136489007 gene encoding uncharacterized protein encodes MRCTSESLLRSPRAAVAAPCSRPDVPRGPLLRATCYNTCSRSCRQPPHRQACVPLDPVLDLLLHGAPPLVPSPSPSASMTHPAQRSAGDGSPHRALPLRSSRPCVVAVSSRGPRTPLRRFSPAIAPTADAPSTLLPCVAPQPPLLSAQPAFRRSSPVSATTTSSPLTGAPSATKAHHERVLLICADMPAA; translated from the coding sequence ATGCGCTGCACTTCCGAGAGCCTCCTCCGCAGTccgcgcgccgccgtcgccgcaccATGTTCTCGTCCAGACGTGCCCCGCGGGCCACTTCTTCGGGCGACCTGCTACAACACCTGCAGTCGCTCCTGTCGCCAGCCACCGCACAGGCAAGCGTGTGTGCCTCTCGACCCCGTGCTGGACCTGCTGCTCCATGGCGCGCCACCTCTAGTGCCGTCTCCTTCGCCCTCCGCCTCCATGACCCACCCCGCCCAGAGGTCCGCCGGTGATGGCTCCCCTCATCGCGCTCTGCCGCTGCGAAGTTCAAGGCCTTGTGTCGTCGCCGTGAGTTCACGCGGACCTCGCACGCCTCTCCGTCGATTCTCGCCAGCCATCGCGCCCACCGCCGATGCCCCTTCCACGCTCCTTCCCTGCGTTGCCCCGCAACCACCACTACTAAGCGCACAACCTGCATTTCGGCGGTCGTCACCGGTGAGCGCAACCACGACGTCTTCCCCGCTCACTGGCGCCCCCTCTGCCACCAAGGCGCACCACGAGCGCGTGTTGCTCATCTGCGCCGACATGCCTGCTGCCTAA